A region of Salvia splendens isolate huo1 chromosome 17, SspV2, whole genome shotgun sequence DNA encodes the following proteins:
- the LOC121774445 gene encoding major allergen Pru ar 1-like: MGVTTFCDEYTSPITPSRIFKASIVDSHNLIPKLLPQAIKNIEITQGDGGAGSIKQINFAEGSPLKCVKYRVDELDEKTLTYCYTLVEGDALAEKLEKITYEVKLEESGDGGSVSKVTSKYYTAGEFSLKEEEVKAGKERVLGMYKAVEAFLIHNPDAYV, from the exons ATGGGTGTGACcacattttgtgatgaataCACTTCCCCAATTACCCCATCGAGGATCTTCAAGGCCTCGATCGTTGATTCCCACAATTTGATCCCAAAGCTCCTACCACAGGCTATAAAAAACATTGAGATCACACAAGGCGACGGAGGTGCTGGGAGCATCAAGCAGATCAACTTCGCTGAAG GTAGCCCTCTCAAGTGTGTGAAATACCGTGTGGACGAACTGGACGAGAAGACACTGACTTATTGCTACACGTTGGTGGAAGGAGATGCTTTGGCGGAGAAGTTAGAGAAGATAACGTACGAGGTTAAGTTGGAGGAGTCGGGCGATGGGGGGTCGGTTTCCAAGGTGACGAGCAAGTACTACACTGCCGGGGAGTTCAGCCTGAAAGAGGAGGAAGTGAAGGCAGGGAAAGAGAGGGTGTTGGGAATGTACAAGGCTGTTGAAGCTTTCCTCATTCACAACCCAGATGCCTATGTTTGA
- the LOC121773771 gene encoding pentatricopeptide repeat-containing protein At3g23020-like produces the protein MFVRFQYSDASCLRIFSSTKTTSPNVGISVAPPSHKPSDAVKERQKLQCPGGVRLFKKNGFFKGPRERIERKGGVFNGRNGIPQKEEEISHNSNRVNGVAEELPGRNRVFRKEKLNCSKNGEGIRRENVVEGMQTMCSTKWGRYGGSIPAMLDALERISDLDEALKAWEATLTNKERSILLKEQSGWERAMEIFEWFKRKGCYEVNVIHYNIMLRLLGKARQWSEVEWLWDEMAKSGVDPINSTYGTLIDVYCKGGRRDVAMRWLELMKKRRMEPDEVTAGIVVQMYKKAGDFAAAEDFFKKWSRGNSSIEGRRWKSKTDANVGSYTYNTLIDTYGKAGKLKEASKMFEEMVQKGLSPNTVTFNTMIHMYGNNGQLDEVASLMGRMESAKCCPDTRTYNILISLHTKHNDIESAARYWKKMKAASLDPDPVSYRTLLYAYAIRHMVNEAEALVLEMDERGLEIDEFTQSSLTRMYIEAGLLDESWLWFQRFHRGGGMTSECYSANIDAYGQRGYVSLAEKVFDCCVQVQKLTVLEFNVMIKAYGIGGKLEQACSLFDSMGKHGLVADLCGYNSLVQMLASADMPEIAIVYLRRMQEAGLVIDCVPYCAVISCYAKLGRVDMAVELYEEMISHDVKPDIIVYGVLINAFADTGSVDEATYYVRTMENQGLSMNPVICKSLIKLYTKVGYLREAEEMCRTLQSLEAGGLDVYSLKCMIDLYSEHSMVVEAEKIFKRLEQIGEANEFTHAMMLSMYKRNGRFVEAFWIARKMRELGLMTELLTYNLVLGFYASDGRYKEAVATFCEMLESRVMPDDSTFKSLGIILLKCGVPKSALEKLEQTRKRDALDGMQTWAATLSSVVNMDDDDFSDEEV, from the coding sequence ATGTTTGTACGGTTTCAGTACTCCGACGCGAGCTGCCTGCGCATATTCAGTTCCACAAAAACCACTTCGCCAAACGTCGGCATCTCCGTCGCTCCACCCTCCCACAAACCCAGCGACGCAGTAAAAGAGAGGCAAAAGCTTCAGTGCCCTGGCGGCGTTCGGTTGTtcaagaaaaatggatttttCAAAGGCCCTCGTGAAAGAATCGAGAGAAAAGGAGGTGTCTTTAATGGCAGAAATGGGATTCCTCAGAAAGAAGAAGAGATTTCCCACAATTCAAATAGGGTCAATGGTGTGGCGGAGGAATTGCCTGGTCGTAATAGGGTTTTTAGGAAAGAAAAGCTGAATTGCAGTAAAAACGGTGAAGGGATTAGGCGGGAAAATGTGGTTGAGGGGATGCAGACCATGTGTTCGACGAAATGGGGAAGGTACGGCGGCAGTATTCCCGCAATGTTGGATGCTTTGGAGAGGATAAGCGACTTGGACGAAGCGTTGAAAGCGTGGGAGGCGACGCTTACAAACAAGGAGAGGAGCATATTGCTGAAGGAGCAGTCAGGGTGGGAGAGGGCGATGGAGATTTTCGAGTGGTTCAAAAGGAAAGGCTGCTACGAAGTGAATGTCATCCACTACAACATAATGCTTCGCCTTCTAGGAAAGGCGCGACAGTGGAGCGAGGTTGAGTGGCTGTGGGATGAGATGGCGAAGAGCGGGGTTGATCCCATCAACTCCACCTATGGGACTCTCATTGATGTGTACTGCAAAGGAGGGCGTAGGGACGTCGCAATGAGGTGGTTGGAGCTCATGAAAAAGCGTAGAATGGAGCCGGATGAGGTGACCGCGGGGATTGTGGTGCAGATGTATAAGAAAGCAGGGGATTTCGCGGCTGCTGAGGATTTCTTCAAGAAGTGGTCACGGGGAAACTCTTCGATTGAGGGGCGTAGATGGAAGAGTAAAACAGATGCCAATGTTGGTTCTTACACGTACAATACGTTGATTGATACGTATGGGAAAGCCGGGAAACTAAAGGAAGCAAGTAAGATGTTCGAGGAGATGGTGCAGAAAGGTTTATCTCCTAACACAGTGACTTTTAACACTATGATTCACATGTATGGTAACAATGGGCAGCTTGATGAGGTTGCTTCCCTGATGGGTAGAATGGAGAGTGCTAAATGTTGCCCCGATACACGAACCTATAATATTCTCATATCACTTCATACTAAGCACAATGACATAGAATCTGCAGCAAGATACTGGAAGAAGATGAAGGCAGCATCTCTTGACCCCGATCCTGTCAGCTATCGTACTCTCTTGTATGCCTACGCGATTAGGCATATGGTTAACGAGGCAGAGGCGCTGGTCTTAGAGATGGATGAGAGAGGATTGGAGATTGATGAGTTTACTCAGTCATCCTTGACAAGAATGTATATAGAAGCAGGCTTGCTTGACGAGTCGTGGTTGTGGTTTCAGAGGTTTCACCGTGGAGGAGGGATGACTTCCGAGTGCTATTCTGCAAACATTGATGCTTATGGCCAGAGAGGGTATGTTTCACTAGCTGAGAAAGTGTTTGACTGCTGTGTGCAAGTTCAGAAACTGACTGTTCTCGAGTTTAATGTTATGATCAAAGCATATGGTATCGGGGGGAAACTCGAGCAGGCTTGCTCCTTGTTTGATAGCATGGGGAAACATGGGTTGGTTGCTGATTTATGTGGATATAATTCTCTTGTGCAAATGCTTGCTAGCGCGGATATGCCAGAAATTGCGATAGTCTATCTTAGGAGAATGCAGGAGGCAGGGCTTGTGATTGATTGTGTCCCGTATTGTGCAGTCATCTCTTGCTATGCAAAGTTAGGCCGTGTAGACATGGCAGTTGAGTTGTACGAGGAGATGATTTCTCATGACGTGAAGCCTGATATAATCGTTTATGGAGTCCTTATAAATGCATTTGCAGACACTGGGAGTGTGGATGAGGCGACATACTATGTCCGTACCATGGAAAACCAAGGTTTGTCTATGAATCCGGTCATATGCAAGTCATTAATCAAGCTGTACACGAAGGTGGGATACTTGAGAGAAGCGGAGGAGATGTGCAGGACCCTTCAGTCGCTGGAGGCGGGTGGGCTTGATGTCTACTCCTTGAAATGCATGATTGACCTCTACAGTGAGCATTCGATGGTGGTAGAGGCGGAGAAGATATTCAAGAGGTTGGAGCAAATTGGAGAGGCGAATGAGTTCACACATGCTATGATGTTGTCCATGTATAAAAGGAACGGGAGATTCGTGGAAGCTTTTTGGATTGCAAGAAAGATGAGAGAATTAGGTCTCATGACAGAGCTGCTTACTTATAATCTTGTGCTTGGATTCTATGCTTCTGATGGAAGGTACAAGGAGGCTGTAGCTACCTTCTGTGAGATGCTAGAGTCTCGTGTCATGCCCGATGACTCCACGTTCAAGTCGCTCGGGATCATTCTCTTGAAATGTGGAGTTCCAAAGAGCGCTCTGGAAAAGCTCGAGCAGACGAGGAAGAGGGATGCTCTGGATGGTATGCAGACTTGGGCTGCGACTCTTTCCTCCGTCGTTAACATGGATGATGATGATTTTAGCGATGAAGAAGTTTAA